A window of Salmo trutta chromosome 31, fSalTru1.1, whole genome shotgun sequence contains these coding sequences:
- the LOC115169319 gene encoding junctional protein associated with coronary artery disease, giving the protein MYSVEDLLISHGYKLPKTSIPCPSSTSSATAPYEKQRHAAADCHREIPAAENQRSGRGGSLNGNEQAGDRGACVFSSSRQALLAKGYPGSCDNESGGERNQRRKEAVSGNLGDSLAQPLGDSLATDSGFYDAPSLTYSEQIERREQLDERDVSYWRRRGQDFSVLLDYADGRELRASAGFLKASEAAWRPQALIAEDHRGEREKLQQQKQQKQLWEDTSISWLREADAAPRQLRVVTGVTGERKCQSLGTEEWKPAVGLGRQLSDGEGERWAQEQQHRLRTPESTGSILPRTRGMSQSLPRVLSPDGATEHTNTQSSLVSVQLRPGQVDRQRVNSTVFSGPYSRYYYSAAVSRDRWARNSWQSVGHVALLPKPRFSRPVKPPSYEIHQQTRGSQEMLAVAVVDQQGGSKQPKDNRSVYYPRGGELQRQDYFAQHSAIFGMEPPGYIPPPSYKRALPPIRGGPINRNEVANYKWRGEVKIQMHMPMSSEAGKWFSGQTGGSWLEHYGDRGTPYRKQVNANPNLNPGYTEEHLGHVHYLPFDDPRVRHISGGPGGNSLTDTDKFIRNMKKETPCAKVLGQSTHDSAFPPPQGLSLNNDCRKTSLNDNDGGGSTRWCNRGLIKGSVDSVAPDQSCGNYPTAFHIRPPQQLIRHVDQGQGVSETVTQVKMSVNEPDSTEKEQPRKTDSEKPEKNEKKSVKKKLSETIFCLVSVPIPLTPGGTSRDQNNNNDEKPPSPVRPPSPVDSPSENKTGHLTNQSFQSTSSAEAELQALTGSIANSRSSSKIVRKLPIKPPKINHHKELKLSGAWPGNQYRDQETQTTPEARKPQHPPLPGTENKEAQDPQVPAPGSSDVITPDPSGVGNTAVSCPIKGVKSLKPSSNSAFSRTATFSISSQLNKSTAQPPAVAPPPPSGNTTEEAKPAATCSGQEAFGQFLLKPISRRPWDAIEELETINKEFQDQQHKQQQSSKRPSVDQCIEDLNEAYKDILELGTASNNISNNSGAVQIPERIKMRLAGEAGLSKPSSLRRSIESWSVSVDPEYREVKSAFSRPAERKSVTFSKQLREELPVPPRKPTGFREYRIVSNLSQRRSSCSGRTVKLDLPSPSETPPPCHFTSPSDFTDSPSDPSETRDFSPMTPTTHTAAEVPWADRQPMQDASTLTSPPDYEDICQSLQKTRDSEVNKTFTAISKPGGGSCDTEPLGAACLDSAEECPICRRESECQMSRPSPMSPLHEESSPDLSDQSSAMIVGNRDSPQGAETSEEPAEGEGDTKVSSDSGSNHSEAQTICCDWRKQLSLIDKKVEGSVTAEKTKQNQALAVAEDIGNLYKLKCAEGISGNESIEERAARILGIDVPAESLVTGEQRVSETATECKPAASEDTESSSANEQTVQTHVRDPDSEELDSGMVSTVPPDGQEAKEKEPPQDNPEYIRSAKWTHLGRETPGMQEFPPDRLPLSVPINPDLKLSYSLEGEMRGRGPSQRVEALQDKLAALPSHRVAVERRARMKEVDSVSRMRRLSIRSTDSGEEGAETVGETKRGGGQVEVLSLPASSQSDTVEDREASEDTVLQDKEVSSLSEAYDPSGVEKV; this is encoded by the exons ATGTACAGCGTGGAGGACCTCCTCATTTCTCACGGATACAAACTGCCCAAGACAAGCATTCCCTGCCCCTCTTCAACTTCATCTGCCACCGCGCCTTACGAGAAGCAGCGCCACGCCGCCGCCGATTGCCACCGTGAAATCCCAGCAGCAGAGAACCAGAGATCTGGTCGTGGTGGATCACTGAACGGGAATGAACAGGCGGGAGACAGGGGGGCCTGCGTCTTCAGCAGCAGCAGGCAGGCATTACTGGCGAAGGGCTACCCCGGCAGCTGCGACAATGAGAGCGGTGGGGAAAGGAACCAAAGGAGAAAAGAAGCTGTCAGCGGTAACCTAGGTGACAGCCTAGCACAGCCCCTGGGTGATTCTCTCGCCACGGATAGCGG GTTCTATGACGCGCCCAGCTTAACCTATTCTGAGCAGATCGAGAGAAGAGAGCAGTTGGACGAGAGAGATGTCTCCTACTGGAGGAGGAGAGGCCAGGACTTCAGCGTCCTCCTGGATTACGCAGACGGACGGGAGCTGAGAGCATCCGCTGGCTTTCTGAAGGCCTCTGAGGCGGCATGGCGACCACAGGCCCTGATCGCAGAGGACcataggggagagagggaaaagctGCAGCAGCAGAAGCAGCAGAAGCAGCTATGGGAAGACACCTCCATCTCCTGGCTGAGAGAGGCCGATGCGGCTCCTAGACAGTTGAGGGTAGTGACTGGGGTGACTGGGGAGCGGAAGTGCCAGAGCCTGGGCACAGAGGAGTGGAAGCCTGCGGTGGGGCTGGGGAGGCAGCTGTCGGATGGGGAGGGCGAGAGGTGGGCTCAGGAGCAGCAGCACCGCCTAAGGACTCCAGAGAGCACTGGTTCTATCCTCCCCAGAACCAGAGGGATGTCCCAGTCCCTCCCCAGAGTGCTGTCACCTGATGGAGCtactgaacacacaaacacacagtccagtttagTCAGTGTCCAGCTTCGACCAGGCCAGGTTGATAGACAGAGAGTGAACAGCACTGTATTTTCTGGGCCTTATAGTCGGTATTACTACAGTGCCGCAGTCAGCAGGGACCGGTGGGCCAGGAACAGTTGGCAAAGCGTCGGACATGTTGCACTTTTACCAAAGCCCAGGTTCAGCAGGCCTGTCAAGCCTCCATCATACGAAATACACCAGCAGACTAGGGGTAGCCAAGAGATGCTCGCTGTAGCTGTAGTAGATCAGCAGGGAGGGTCCAAACAACCGAAAGACAACAGGTCTGTCTATTACCCACGGGGTGGAGAATTGCAAAGACAAGACTATTTCGCACAACACTCTGCTATCTTTGGCATGGAGCCCCCCGGTTATATCCCACCCCCGTCTTATAAGAGAGCCCTGCCCCCAATCAGGGGAGGACCAATCAACCGCAACGAAGTGGCAAACTATAAGTGGAGGGGGGAGGTGAAGATACAGATGCACATGCCTATGAGCTCAGAGGCGGGAAAGTGGTTTTCCGGACAGACAGGAGGGTCGTGGCTGGAACACTACGGGGATCGAGGTACACCTTACAGGAAACAGGTTAAcgctaacccaaaccttaaccctggATACACCGAGGAGCATCTGGGTCATGTTCACTATTTACCCTTTGATGATCCGCGAGTGAGACATATCTCAGGAGGGCCTGGCGGAAATTCTCTTACTGACACTGACAAGTTTATCCGAAACATGAAGAAAGAGACTCCCTGCGCTAAGGTTTTAGGACAATCTACACATGATAGTGCCTTCCCCCCCCCACAGGGGCTCTCTCTCAATAACGACTGCCGCAAGACATCTCTCAATGACAAcgatggtggtggtagtactaGATGGTGCAATAGGGGTTTAATAAAAGGAAGTGTAGACAGTGTAGCTCCTGATCAGAGCTGTGGTAACTATCCAACAGCTTTTCACATTAGACCTCCTCAGCAACTGATCAGGCATGTGGACCAAGGCCAAGGTGTGTCAGAAACTGTAACTCAAGTGAAAATGTCAGTCAATGAGCCTGACTCCACAGAGAAAGAGCAACCAAGAAAAACTGACTCAGAGAAACCAGAAAAAAATGAGAAGAagagtgtaaaaaaaaaacttagTGAGACAATATTCTGTTTGGTGTCTGTTCCCATCCCTCTAACGCCGGGTGGTACGTCCCGtgatcaaaacaacaacaacgacgAGAAGCCACCAAGCCCAGTCCGGCCACCAAGCCCAGTGGACAGTCCGAGTGAGAACAAAACGGGCCACTTAACAAACCAAAGTTTCCAAAGCACATCTTCAGCAGAGGCTGAGCTGCAAGCACTAACCGGTAGCATAGCGAACAGCAGATCAAGCAGCAAAATAGTGAGAAAACTCCCTATTAAACCCCCCAAAATAAACCATCACAAGGAGCTGAAACTCTCAGGTGCCTGGCCTGGGAACCAATACCGGGACCAGGAGACCCAAACTACCCCAGAAGCCCGAAAGCCTCAGCATCCCCCTCTTCCAGGCACTGAAAACAAGGAAGCACAAGACCCTCAAGTCCCTGCCCCAGGCTCCTCTGACGTCATCACCCCAGATCCCAGCGGTGTGGGCAATACTGCAGTCAGCTGTCCTATTAAAGGGGTGAAGAGCCTAAAACCATCCAGCAACAGCGCCTTTTCCAGGACGGCCACTTTCTCCATTTCCAGCCAGCTGAACAAGAGCACAGCTCAGCCGCCAGCAGTAGCCCCGCCACCACCCTCAGGAAACACGACGGAGGAGGCCAAACCAGCAGCGACCTGCAGTGGGCAGGAAGCCTTCGGTCAGTTCCTGCTGAAGCCCATCAGCAGGCGGCCATGGGACGCCATCGAGGAGCTGGAGACTATCAACAAAGAGTTCCAGGATCAGCAGCATAAGCAGCAGCAGAGCAGCAAGAGACCCAGTGTTGACCAGTGCATTGAGGACCTCAACGAGGCCTACAAAGACATTCTAGAGCTAGGCACGGCCAGCAATAACATTTCCAACAATAGCGGTGCTGTGCAGATCCCTGAGCGGATCAAGATGAGGCTGGCGGGGGAGGCGGGGCTCAGCAAACCCAGCAGCCTTAGGCGCAGTATCGAGAGCTGGTCTGTGTCCGTCGACCCGGAGTACAGGGAGGTTAAGAGCGCCTTCTCCAGACCCGCTGAAAGAAAATCTGTGACTTTCAGCAAGCAGCTAAGAGAGGAGCTCCCTGTCCCCCCACGCAAGCCTACAGGATTCAGAGAATACAGGATTGTTTCGAACTTGTCGCAGAGGAGAAGTAGCTGCAGTGGCAGGACAGTGAAGCTAGACCTCCCTTCGCCTTCGGAGACACCACCACCTTGTCACTTCACCAGCCCTAGTGACtttactgactctcctagtgatcCCAGCGAGACCAGAGACTTCAGCCCAATGACTCCAACAACGCACACTGCAGCCGAAGTCCCCTGGGCAGATAGGCAGCCGATGCAGGACGCCTCCACACTTACGAGTCCCCCTGACTATGAGGACATATGTCAGTCTTTACAAAAGACCCGAGACTCAGAGGTTAACAAAACGTTCACCGCCATATCTAAACCTGGTGGTGGTAGCTGTGATACAGAGCCTCTAGGGGCTGCCTGTTTAGACTCTGCAGAGGAATGCCCCATTTGTAGAAGAGAGAGCGAGTGCCAGATGTCCAGACCAAGTCCAATGTCTCCGCTCCACGAGGAGTCAAGCCCAGACTTATCCGATCAAAGTAGCGCGATGATTGTTGGCAACCGTGACAGTCCACAAGGAGCTGAAACATCTGAAGAACCAGCTGAAGGCGAAGGAGACACGAAGGTATCCTCTGACTCTGGCTCAAATCATTCAGAGGCTCAGACTATATGTTGCGATTGGAGGAAGCAGCTGTCACTCATAGATAAGAAGGTGGAGGGGAGTGTCACTGCTGAGAAGACCAAACAAAACCAAGCTCTGGCAGTGGCAGAGGACATTGGCAATCTATACAAACTTAAATGTGCTGAGGGCATTTCAGGAAACGAATCCATAGAGGAGAGGGCAGCCAGGATATTAGGGATTGATGTACCTGCAGAGTCTTTAGTCACAGGGGAGCAGCGGGTTAGCGAGACGGCAACAGAGTGTAAACCCGCTGCTAGTGAAGATACAGAAAGCAGCAGTGCAAACGAACAGACAGTACAAACACATGTGAGAGATCCAGATTCTGAGGAACTGGACTCTGGAATGGTATCCACAGTGCCTCCTGACGGGCAGGAGGCAAAAGAAAAGGAGCCACCACAGGATAACCCAGAGTACATCAGGAGTGCCAAATGGACCCATCTGGGTCGAGAAACTCCAGGTATGCAGGAGTTTCCGCCAGACAGACTACCGCTTTCGGTCCCCATCAACCCTGACCTTAAGCTGTCCTACagtctggagggagagatgaggggcaGAGGACCCTCGCAGCGCGTAGAGGCCCTGCAGGATAAGCTGGCTGCATTGCCCAGCCACCGGGTGGCGGTAGAGCGCCGAGCACGGATGAAGGAAGTGGACTCAGTGTCGCGCATGAGACGCCTCAGCATCAGGAGCACAGACTCTGGGGAGGAGGGGGCAGAGACGGTGGGGGAGACCAAGCGTGGCGGTGGGCAAGTGGAAGTGCTCTCCCTACCTGCTTCCTCCCAGAGTGATACTGTGGAAGATAGAGAGGCCTCTGAAGATACAGTGTTGCAAGATAAGGAGGTGTCATCCCTCTCAG AGGCCTACGACCCAAGCGGAGTGGAGAAAGTGTAG